In Raphanus sativus cultivar WK10039 unplaced genomic scaffold, ASM80110v3 Scaffold4969, whole genome shotgun sequence, the sequence TTGATTTGAATAAGAATTCAGTTTTCTTTTAAGAGCTTTCTCAAGCACTGCGAAGAGTATTCGCAACCCTAAGAGTTCTAACGAACACTGCGAAGAGTATTCGCGCCCTTTATCCCGTTTTTGAAGTTACCTTCAAGAACACGTCACCAGCTTCTCGATCAAACCCTTGATNNNNNNNNNNNNNNNNNNNNNNNNNNNNNNNNNNNNNNNNNNNNNNNNNNNNNNNNNNNNNNNNNNNNNNNNNNNNNNNNNNNNNNNNNNNNNNNNNNNNCTTGAAGTTTCATAGCTTCCGCTCtccatcagttggtatcagaatCAGTACGTTTCGGGAAAGCACTTCTCGTGTTCAATGGCAAAGAAGACAGGAGGCGCTGATGGTACTCGGGAGGGAATTCCTGACGAGTCTACTTCGAACATGGCTGAATTTCGATCCATTCTTCTCGAGAATCAGATAGCAACTCAAGCTTCGATTCAACAACTTGGGGAAACCCTAACAGCTCGGATGGATGCCTTAACCACCGCAATTACCGCCCTTGTGGAACAGCAACGTCACCACGATGCTCCACCACCACAAGCGCAGCCCGTAAATCTTCCTCACCAGCCTCCACCACAACGACAACTACAACAACCACGGCTCCCACCTCCACCCCAACcacgacaacaacaacaatttcTTCCCCCACCACACCAGGATATACGCCAGCATAACCAGCATCAACAACActttgaagaagatgaagatgatcaaCACTTCCGTGTCTTTCAAGACGAGCTTCGACGAAGAGACAACTACGACAATCATTGGGAGCGCAGTTTTCGTGTAGACATACCAGAGTTCCACGGTGGTCTCCGCGGGGACGAACTCATCGAATGGCTAGTTTCAGTAGAAGAGATCCTTGAGTTTAAACAGGTGCCACCAGCTCGACGCGTTCCTCTCGTTGCAATGCGTTTCAGAGGTCATGCTGCGAAATGGTGGAAGCAGATTAAAACCACTCGATCTCGTACTGGTAAAACGCCAATCCAGTATTGGGAAAAATTAACCAAACATCTCCGACAAACTTTCTTACCCCACAACTATGAACGCACCATGTATACGAAGTTGCAGAATCTTCGACAAGGTAACCGTACCGTGGACGAATATGCAGAGGAGTTTGCTTTGCTATTAACTCGCAACGAGATTAATGACAGCCAGGTCCAACTTGTCTCACGCTTCATTGGGGGCCTACGACCTCAGCTTCAAAACTCAATGGCACAATTTGACCCCTCCACCGTAGGTGAAGCACACCGTCGCGCAGCTTCATTCGAACAACAATCCCGATCATCTAGTTGGAACCCGTCTTCATCTCGATCACGTACGCAAGATGCATCAATCAGCAACACTCCTTCTATTCCGGCAAAAGAGACAGGTGATGCCGCAAATTCAACGTCCAAACCAGCAACACAAGAGGATCCACCATTACGTCGTTCTACACGACCGACTACGACGAGATGTTACGGTTGTGGAGAACCGGGACACCGGCTGAACGCTTGCCCTCATGCAACGCGACGTGGGTTGTTAGCTGATGATTCACTCGAGGAACCAGAGGTCTATGATTcgcaagaggaagaagatacCAACGACAACCCAAGTCATATCACTACCGGCGATAGTGGATGTACTTTGCTCCTCCACCGCTCTTGTCTGACTCCGCTTCAACAAGACGACAAGTGGTTACGTACTAATATTTTTCACTCCACTTGTACTATCAAAGAGCGTGTTTGCAGTTTTGTTATTGATTCGGGGAGTAGTCGTAATGTGATCTCGGAAGAGGCCGTCGATAAGCTTGGAATTGCACGCGAGAAACACCCGGCACCTTATACTCTTGGATGGCTTAACAATACAGCAAATATTCGCATCACTCACCGAGCCATAGTACCATTCTCGATTGGACCTTACTACCGTGATCGGATCTACTGCGATATTGCCCCAATTGACTTTTGTCATCTTCTTTTAGGCCGTCCATGGGAATATGATCGAAAGATTATCCATGATGGTGCAAAGAACACTTACAGTTTCCTTTGGAACAATCACCAAATTGTTCTTGTCCCATCTCCAGAGACAGCCCTGGCTTCTTCTTCCCACGCTCCGGCAAATGACCGAACCCCACCTGCAACAAACACACAATCAACTACCCTATTGTGTTCTTATGCGTCATTCATCTCGGAGTTTCACAAGGAAGGTGTGGCTTTCGCTCTTGTTCCAGCATCTACACCTCGTCTTCTCGCTACAACAAAGGCGTCTCCTTTGGATACTGTTCTACAAGAATTTGCAGACGTCTTCCCAAAGGAACTTCCAGAAGGACTGCCTCCTCTGCGGGATATTCAACACCAAATTGATCTGGTTCCCGGGGCAACGTTACCTAACCGGCCTCACTACCGAATGAGTCCAAAAGAGCATGAAGAATTGAGACGTCAGGTTGAGAATCTTTTGCGCAAAGGCCACATTAAGGAAAGCCTTAGCCCGTGTGCCGTACCGGCTCTTTTGATACCTAAGAAGGATGGGTCGTGGCGTATGTGTGTGGACAGTCGTGCTATTAACAAAATCACTGTCCGTTATAGGTTTCCCATTCCTCGACTTGACGACCTTCTATATCAGATTGGCAATGCGAAGATATTCTCTAAAATTGACCTTAAAAGCGGTTACCATCAGATTCGTATTCGTCCCGGCGATGAATGGAAGACAGCTTTCAAGACACGTGAAGGTCTCTTTTAATGGTTGGTCATGCCTTTCGGGTTATCTAATGCTCCTAACACATTTATGCGTATTATGAATCAAGCATTGCGCCCATTCATTGGACGTTTTGTGGTTGTCTACTtcgatgatattttaatttttagcaCTTCCTTGGCCGAGCATACGGAGCACTTGCGCAAGGTCCTCACGGTTCTCCGAGCAGAAAAACTATTTGCAGCTAAGCAGAAGTGTGAGTTTGGCGTCGACAAAGTCCTCTTTCTTGGTTATGTAGTTTCCGATAAGGGGTTGGCCGTGGATCAATCTAAAGTTGACGCGATCAACTCATGGCCTATTCCAAAGACAGTTTCGGAGATACGAAGTTTTCATGGCCTTGCTTCCTTTTATCGACGCTTTGTCCATAACTTCAGTACTATCATGGCACCAATCACGAGCTGTATGAAGGATGGAAAGTTTGTCTGGACGGACGAGGCGACAGAGGCGTTCGTTCTCATCAAATAAAAGCTGACCACGGCACCGATTTTGGTCCTGCCGGACTTCTCTGTGCCGTTCGAACTCCATTGTGACGCTTCTAAATTAGGCATTGGGGCAGTCTTGAGCCAGCAAGGACGACTTGTTGCATTCTACAGTGAAAAACTAGCTGGTGCTCGTGGTAGGTACAGTACTTATGATGTAGAGTTTTATGCCGTTGTCCAAGCCATTAAGCATTGGCGTCACTATCTGGTCCACCGGGAGTTCGTCCTTTTCACTGATCACGACGCCTTACGACATCTTGACAGCCAAGCAAAAGTCTCTTCTCGCCACGCCTCGTGGATTGCTTATTTACAGCAGTTCACATTCTCGATCAAGCATCAATCCGGGAAGACTAATCGTGTGGCGGATGCTCTCAGTCGTAGGCATGTCTTACTCACGACAATGCACACTAAGGTTCTTGGGTTCGCCTCTTTTGCGGACTTNNNNNNNNNNNNNNNNNNNNNNNNNNNNNNNNNNNNNNNNNNNNNNNNNNNNNNNNNNNNNNNNNNNNNNNNNNNNNNNNNNNNNNNNNNNNNNNNNNNNATATCCAACCGACCCATTCTTCGGCAGAATTTTTGCTGAAACAGAACAAGGCTTGTCGCGTGACTACGTCATTCATGAGGGTTTCTTGTTTAAAGATCTTCGTTTGTGTGTTCCTCAGTGTAGTTTGCGGTTGGAAATCATCAGAGAGCTTCATACGGAAGGTCATGTGGGCAGGGATCGCACACTACATTTGGTCTCCATCTCTTATTTTTGGCCGTCATTACGCAAGGACGTTGAGCGTTTTGTGGAGCGATGTCATATATGTCAAAAGGCTAAAGGACGTGCTTCGAATGCAGGGCTTTATCTTCCTCTTCCCGTCCCTACTCAGCCTTGGACAGATGTTAGTATGGACTTCGTTTTGGGATTGCCCCGAACCCAACGGGGACACGACTCGATTTTCGTTGTTGTCGACCGTTTTTCTAaaatggcacacttcataccctGCAAAAAGACAACAGATGCAGTGAATGTCGCCACTTTATTCTTCCGGGATGTGTATCGCTTGCATGGATTGCCTTCGTCCATCGTCTCCGATCGCGACACTCGATTCCTTGGTCACTTCTGGCGCTCTTTGTGGAAGTTGTTGGGTACATCATTAGATATGAGCTCCGCTTATCATCCCCAGTCGGATGGCCAAACAGAAGTTACAAATCGCTCTCTTGGTAATCTTCTTCGTTGTCTTGTAGGCGACAATATTAAAACATGGGATTCAAAACTTTCTCAGGCAGAGTTTGCGCATAACCACGCTTTGAATCGCAGCCTGGGTTTTTCCCCTTTTCATGTCGTATATGGCATCATTCCACGGTGTCCCTTGGATTTGACTACAACACCGGATCGCACAAGACATCATGGCGAGGCTGTAGACTTTGTGGCCGATATA encodes:
- the LOC130507621 gene encoding uncharacterized protein LOC130507621 — protein: MAKKTGGADGTREGIPDESTSNMAEFRSILLENQIATQASIQQLGETLTARMDALTTAITALVEQQRHHDAPPPQAQPVNLPHQPPPQRQLQQPRLPPPPQPRQQQQFLPPPHQDIRQHNQHQQHFEEDEDDQHFRVFQDELRRRDNYDNHWERSFRVDIPEFHGGLRGDELIEWLVSVEEILEFKQVPPARRVPLVAMRFRGHAAKWWKQIKTTRSRTGKTPIQYWEKLTKHLRQTFLPHNYERTMYTKLQNLRQGNRTVDEYAEEFALLLTRNEINDSQVQLVSRFIGGLRPQLQNSMAQFDPSTVGEAHRRAASFEQQSRSSSWNPSSSRSRTQDASISNTPSIPAKETGDAANSTSKPATQEDPPLRRSTRPTTTRCYGCGEPGHRLNACPHATRRGLLADDSLEEPEVYDSQEEEDTNDNPSHITTGDSGCTLLLHRSCLTPLQQDDKWLRTNIFHSTCTIKERVCSFVIDSGSSRNVISEEAVDKLGIAREKHPAPYTLGWLNNTANIRITHRAIVPFSIGPYYRDRIYCDIAPIDFCHLLLGRPWEYDRKIIHDGAKNTYSFLWNNHQIVLVPSPETALASSSHAPANDRTPPATNTQSTTLLCSYASFISEFHKEGVAFALVPASTPRLLATTKASPLDTVLQEFADVFPKELPEGLPPLRDIQHQIDLVPGATLPNRPHYRMSPKEHEELRRQVENLLRKGHIKESLSPCAVPALLIPKKDGSWRMCVDSRAINKITVRYRFPIPRLDDLLYQIGNAKIFSKIDLKSGYHQIRIRPGDEWKTAFKTREALRPFIGRFVVVYFDDILIFSTSLAEHTEHLRKVLTVLRAEKLFAAKQKCEFGVDKVLFLGYVVSDKGLAVDQSKVDAINSWPIPKTVSEIRSFHGLASFYRRFVHNFSTIMAPITSCIGAVLSQQGRLVAFYSEKLAGARGRYSTYDVEFYAVVQAIKHWRHYLVHREFVLFTDHDALRHLDSQAKVSSRHASWIAYLQQFTFSIKHQSGKTNRVADALSRRHVLLTTMHTKCSLRLEIIRELHTEGHVGRDRTLHLVSISYFWPSLRKDVERFVERCHICQKAKGRASNAGLYLPLPVPTQPWTDVSMDFVLGLPRTQRGHDSIFVVVDRFSKMAHFIPCKKTTDAVNVATLFFRDVYRLHGLPSSIVSDRDTRFLGHFWRSLWKLLGTSLDMSSAYHPQSDGQTEVTNRSLGNLLRCLVGDNIKTWDSKLSQAEFAHNHALNRSLGFSPFHVVYGIIPRCPLDLTTTPDRTRHHGEAVDFVADIQTIHRQAQANLEATTIKYKASADKKRREVIFEPGEQVWVYLTKERLPLRDYNKLKSKKIGPCE